From a single Cyclobacterium marinum DSM 745 genomic region:
- a CDS encoding SusC/RagA family TonB-linked outer membrane protein translates to MKKHRTKKMMKWMVPLLSVGIISTGSVLAEANGTSVMRNSLGAAIELEEMVAITVTGKVTSTGDDSGLPGVTILEKGTSNGTVTDIDGSYSIDVAGPNSVLVFSYVGFESQEVAVGNRTSVNVSMEEAATAMNEVVVTALGIKRDQRSLGYDVSTVSSEDVTQVSQENILSSLAGRMPGVTINQTSGAGSSLSMVIRGASSLTSDNQPLFVVDGVPMSNSLNNNSQNGDGNQVDYGNAISDINPDDIANISVLKGPSAAALYGTRAGNGVVIITTKSGSKGKGMGVSFSTSNVFEQPTRLLDFHYQYANGNREGVFNDGSAYWGGPQLDVGNLAQQWNSPVDENGNVIPTELKSYPNAMKDFLQTGITSNNNIAISGGDDKATYRVSYGNMIHQGMIPNSDLYRNSISTSVSYDILDKLTLNTNFNYTNSSSNDRPSTGDRRGNALEAIYASSYIDFEQMSGIWVPGQEDIQQIRTPNGDNPYFIAYGIENAFRRDRIYGNVSLDYKFSDNLNLAVKYSLDRSDENRETKIPYSYSRMANGGYYNTDMLNQESNADVLLSYNKDFGKMDFNASAGGNIMSRFGTSSYVGVGSDRNNGLVVPGIYNAQNIPADNRSVSNTYSNKRIYSVYGLASFGYADQLYLDLTARNDWSSTLPLDNNSYFYPSASLSWLANYTLNLPESIDMLKARVGWAKVGNDTGPYRLVQNLSTGTYNSINTASVSSGILNPNFLPEEATSIEAGIDLNMFANKLRFSGTYYVIENRNQIFSVNLPRSSGYSSRLINAGLIRSKGLEMSLGGTPLDKNGWKLDVDVNWSRNRTSVIELVENFDRITLWSENGGGAITFLGDQIGDLYSRGFVQVEDPSSPYYKWPVLSSAGEWQDLSSDEALRKVGNFNPDFILGMQTGLSYKRFVLNASFDWRQGGEFMSFTYRYGESDWKSQRQLDDLIPGGLYSEDELAALLKSDPEKYIIPSPGNFPRVGGHTAETGGFYIDENGSDGAFVPGVVQTAGADTPDNYADDVYEEHLGGTGTNIYPITNTYPWSFNEQVTFDASFIKLRELSLGYRIPNFSVFTNATFSIYTRNIMLWTKADIGIDPERAFQASGSSFKQGIERQNVMPWSVPIGFKLNFNL, encoded by the coding sequence ATGAAAAAACATCGTACTAAAAAAATGATGAAGTGGATGGTGCCACTTCTCTCGGTAGGTATTATATCTACCGGATCAGTACTGGCGGAAGCCAATGGAACCTCGGTGATGAGGAATTCCTTAGGAGCCGCCATAGAATTGGAGGAGATGGTTGCTATAACTGTCACAGGAAAGGTTACTTCCACAGGTGATGATTCAGGCTTACCTGGAGTAACTATTTTGGAAAAAGGAACAAGCAATGGGACGGTTACGGATATTGACGGGTCATATAGCATTGACGTAGCTGGACCAAATTCAGTATTGGTATTCTCTTACGTTGGATTCGAAAGTCAAGAAGTTGCCGTTGGAAATCGAACCAGTGTCAATGTAAGCATGGAAGAAGCAGCTACTGCGATGAATGAAGTAGTTGTTACAGCCCTTGGTATCAAAAGAGATCAGCGATCTTTAGGATACGATGTGTCCACTGTATCTTCTGAAGATGTTACCCAAGTGTCTCAAGAAAACATTTTGAGTTCTCTTGCAGGTAGAATGCCGGGTGTAACGATTAATCAAACCAGTGGAGCCGGGTCTTCTTTGAGTATGGTAATTAGGGGTGCTTCTTCTTTGACATCCGACAACCAGCCACTATTTGTAGTTGATGGGGTGCCAATGTCTAACTCCCTGAATAACAATTCCCAAAATGGGGATGGTAATCAGGTCGATTACGGTAATGCAATTTCCGATATTAATCCTGATGATATCGCAAATATCAGTGTACTAAAAGGACCAAGTGCAGCAGCACTATATGGTACGCGTGCAGGAAATGGTGTGGTAATCATCACTACCAAATCCGGTAGCAAAGGAAAAGGAATGGGCGTTTCTTTCTCCACAAGCAACGTCTTTGAACAACCCACCAGACTGCTGGACTTTCATTATCAATATGCCAATGGTAACAGAGAAGGTGTTTTCAATGACGGATCTGCCTATTGGGGAGGACCACAATTGGATGTAGGTAACTTAGCCCAACAATGGAATAGCCCTGTTGATGAAAATGGAAACGTGATTCCTACTGAATTGAAATCTTATCCAAATGCGATGAAGGATTTCCTTCAAACTGGTATCACGTCAAATAATAATATCGCTATTAGTGGCGGAGATGATAAAGCTACTTATAGGGTGTCTTATGGTAATATGATTCACCAAGGTATGATCCCTAATTCTGATTTGTACAGAAATAGTATTTCTACCTCTGTTTCTTATGACATCTTGGATAAGTTGACGCTTAACACTAACTTTAATTATACCAATAGTAGCTCAAACGACAGACCGAGTACCGGTGATAGAAGGGGAAATGCTTTAGAGGCAATCTATGCTTCTTCTTATATCGACTTTGAGCAAATGAGTGGTATTTGGGTGCCGGGTCAGGAAGACATTCAGCAAATCAGAACTCCAAATGGAGACAACCCGTATTTCATAGCTTATGGAATTGAGAATGCTTTCCGTAGAGACAGAATTTATGGTAATGTTTCTTTGGATTACAAATTCTCAGATAATTTAAATTTGGCTGTAAAATATTCATTGGATCGATCTGATGAAAACAGAGAAACAAAGATTCCTTATAGCTACAGTAGAATGGCCAATGGTGGATATTACAATACTGACATGTTGAATCAGGAATCTAATGCTGATGTCTTATTAAGCTATAATAAGGATTTTGGAAAAATGGATTTTAATGCTTCTGCAGGTGGAAATATCATGAGTCGATTTGGTACTTCCTCTTATGTAGGTGTTGGTAGTGACAGGAATAACGGACTGGTAGTACCTGGAATCTACAATGCCCAGAACATACCAGCTGATAACAGGTCTGTATCTAATACCTATTCCAACAAAAGAATTTACAGTGTGTATGGTTTGGCTTCTTTTGGGTATGCCGATCAATTGTATTTGGATTTGACAGCTAGAAATGACTGGTCATCTACTTTACCCCTAGACAATAATTCTTATTTCTATCCTTCGGCATCTTTAAGCTGGTTGGCAAACTACACGCTCAATCTTCCAGAAAGCATTGACATGTTAAAAGCCAGAGTAGGTTGGGCGAAAGTAGGTAATGACACAGGTCCTTACCGTTTGGTTCAAAACCTATCTACAGGTACTTACAACTCTATTAATACTGCTTCAGTAAGTTCTGGGATATTAAATCCTAATTTCTTACCGGAAGAGGCCACTTCTATTGAAGCCGGTATAGATTTAAATATGTTCGCCAATAAGTTGAGGTTTTCCGGAACCTATTATGTAATTGAAAACAGGAACCAGATATTCTCTGTAAATCTTCCAAGATCTTCAGGATACAGCAGCAGGTTGATTAATGCAGGTTTGATCCGAAGCAAAGGTTTGGAAATGAGCTTAGGTGGAACACCGCTTGATAAAAACGGATGGAAGTTAGACGTTGATGTTAACTGGAGTAGAAACAGAACCAGTGTAATTGAGTTGGTTGAAAACTTTGATAGGATCACTTTATGGTCTGAAAATGGTGGTGGAGCCATTACTTTCTTAGGAGACCAAATTGGTGACCTTTATAGTAGAGGATTTGTACAGGTAGAAGATCCTTCATCTCCTTATTACAAATGGCCTGTATTGAGCAGTGCCGGAGAATGGCAAGATTTGTCATCAGACGAAGCTTTAAGAAAAGTAGGTAACTTCAACCCTGATTTTATTTTAGGTATGCAGACAGGTTTGAGCTACAAGCGATTTGTATTGAATGCAAGTTTTGACTGGAGACAAGGTGGAGAGTTTATGTCATTCACTTATAGATATGGAGAGTCTGATTGGAAATCTCAAAGACAACTTGATGATTTGATCCCTGGCGGATTGTACTCTGAGGACGAATTGGCTGCTTTGTTGAAGTCAGACCCTGAGAAATACATTATCCCTAGCCCAGGAAACTTCCCTCGTGTTGGTGGTCATACTGCTGAGACTGGTGGGTTCTATATCGATGAGAATGGTAGCGATGGTGCTTTCGTTCCAGGTGTGGTTCAAACTGCCGGTGCAGATACTCCGGATAATTATGCAGATGATGTTTATGAAGAGCATTTAGGTGGAACAGGTACTAATATTTATCCTATCACCAATACCTACCCTTGGAGTTTCAATGAGCAGGTTACTTTTGATGCTTCATTTATCAAATTACGCGAATTATCTTTAGGATATAGGATACCTAATTTTAGTGTATTTACAAATGCCACATTCTCTATCTATACTAGAAATATTATGTTGTGGACAAAAGCTGATATAGGAATTGATCCAGAAAGAGCATTTCAAGCTTCAGGTTCTTCTTTCAAGCAGGGCATTGAGCGTCAAAATGTTATGCCTTGGAGTGTGCCAATTGGTTTCAAGCTTAATTTCAATCTTTAA
- the trxA gene encoding thioredoxin, translating to MAKAIEITDSNFEEVIKSDQPVLVDFWAEWCGPCKMIGPIVEELAGEYEGKATIGKLDVDANQDVPAKFGIRSIPTLLIFKGGEVVDKVVGAVPKSVLSDKLEAQV from the coding sequence ATGGCAAAAGCAATTGAAATTACAGATAGCAATTTTGAGGAAGTAATCAAATCTGATCAGCCTGTTTTGGTAGACTTTTGGGCAGAATGGTGCGGACCTTGTAAAATGATCGGCCCAATAGTTGAAGAACTTGCAGGAGAATATGAAGGCAAGGCTACCATCGGTAAATTAGATGTTGATGCAAACCAAGACGTTCCTGCCAAGTTTGGAATTAGAAGTATACCTACTCTTTTGATTTTCAAAGGTGGAGAGGTAGTAGACAAAGTAGTAGGGGCAGTTCCCAAGTCTGTACTATCTGATAAATTGGAAGCACAGGTATAA
- a CDS encoding amidohydrolase/deacetylase family metallohydrolase has translation MNLRYRLLLLLMAFTCTVVSAQTYDMLIKGGRLIDPKNDIDATMDIAIKDGKVAKVAKSIAGSDASKVIDADGLVVAPGLIDIHGHVFHGTKPNHYLSDGLTALPPDGFTFRVGVTTIVDCGGAGWKNFETFKKNVIEPSKTRVLSFMNIVGEGMRGGAWEQNTSDMDGKLSGIVAKQNKQYVVGFKVAHYGSRDWIPIDRAVEAGRIADMPVIVDFGGSNAFDPLSIKELFFNRLRPGDIYTHTYAELNGARETVINRETREFEPFVLEAQKRGIIFDVGYGGASFEFKQAIPALAAGLYPNTISTDLHTGSMNAAMKDMLNVMTTFLAMGMELPDVIEASTWEPARVIKRTELGHLSEGAIADISILHIRNGEFTQWDRTGDKVPTNQKLECEVTIKDGKVVYDLNGRSIQ, from the coding sequence ATGAATTTGAGATATAGATTATTATTACTGTTAATGGCATTTACCTGTACTGTGGTAAGTGCCCAGACCTACGATATGCTTATCAAGGGTGGTAGGTTGATTGATCCAAAAAATGATATTGATGCCACGATGGACATCGCCATTAAGGATGGCAAGGTGGCCAAAGTAGCTAAATCCATTGCAGGAAGCGATGCTTCTAAGGTTATCGATGCTGATGGGCTTGTAGTTGCTCCCGGGTTGATTGATATTCATGGTCATGTATTTCATGGAACCAAACCAAATCATTACCTAAGTGATGGTTTGACTGCGTTGCCACCGGATGGTTTTACCTTTCGTGTAGGTGTTACTACAATTGTTGATTGTGGAGGTGCCGGATGGAAGAATTTTGAAACCTTCAAAAAGAACGTTATCGAGCCAAGCAAAACAAGGGTATTGAGCTTTATGAATATCGTTGGTGAAGGAATGCGTGGTGGAGCTTGGGAACAAAACACAAGCGACATGGATGGTAAACTTAGTGGGATAGTTGCCAAGCAAAATAAACAATATGTTGTAGGTTTTAAGGTTGCTCATTACGGTAGCCGAGATTGGATTCCAATCGACAGGGCTGTAGAAGCAGGAAGAATTGCAGATATGCCTGTTATTGTTGATTTTGGAGGTTCCAATGCCTTTGATCCACTTTCTATCAAAGAATTATTTTTCAATCGTTTGAGGCCTGGTGATATTTATACCCATACCTATGCTGAGCTAAACGGTGCTAGAGAAACAGTTATAAATAGAGAAACTCGTGAGTTTGAACCTTTCGTACTTGAAGCTCAAAAAAGAGGGATCATCTTTGATGTTGGATATGGTGGAGCCAGCTTTGAATTTAAACAAGCAATACCTGCTTTAGCTGCTGGTTTATACCCCAATACCATTAGTACTGATCTTCACACCGGAAGCATGAATGCTGCCATGAAGGATATGCTAAATGTAATGACTACATTTTTGGCCATGGGAATGGAACTTCCTGATGTTATTGAAGCCAGTACTTGGGAACCTGCAAGAGTAATCAAAAGAACTGAATTGGGACACCTTTCTGAAGGAGCTATAGCTGATATAAGTATTCTACACATCAGAAATGGTGAGTTTACTCAGTGGGATAGAACCGGTGATAAGGTACCTACCAATCAAAAACTTGAATGTGAAGTAACCATTAAAGATGGTAAAGTTGTTTATGACTTAAATGGTAGATCCATTCAATAA
- the dnaE gene encoding DNA polymerase III subunit alpha, whose amino-acid sequence MYLIFDTETTGLPRNYNAPMSDLDNWPRLVQLAWQLHDEKGKLISNNNYIVKPEGFTIPYNSEKIHGISTQRALKEGHDLKKVLEIFEEDLKKTTFLVGHNIGFDISIVGAELLRTERPIVDLEKQALDTKDISTEFCAIPGGKGGKFKWPTLFELHQKLFGEGFGDAHDAAYDVDATAKCFFGLIKEGVQPPIEGITLDEIIYEPPNLEAANFAAAKDEVKVSAQKILKAADRADISDLKDTPFTHLHVHTQFSILQSTSEIPAIIRRAKELGMPALAMTDHGNMMGAFNFVKEAFNNDIKPILGCEFNLCRDRKNKSNKDDGYQTVLLAKNKAGYHNLAKLASYANIEGFYYVPRIDREVLVQYKGDLIATTGGLWGEVPYLILNVGETQAEEAFVWWHEQFGDNFYIELNRHGIPEEEKVNEVLLQWAAKYNVKYFAANNTYYNAQEDAKSHDILLCVKDGELVEKPKKYIGKRGREYRYGFPNDEFYLKSPEEMKKLFADLPEAISCTDEIVSKIEPFKLAREVLLPKYDIPEKFVDPKDDEDGGKRGENAFLRHLTYEGAKKRYGEITDEIRERLDFELETIERTGYPGYFLIVQDFTGAAREMGVSVGPGRGSAAGSAVAYCVGITNVDPIAYDLLFERFLNPDRVSLPDIDIDFDDEGRQRVIEYVIKKYGANQVAQIITYGTMAAKSAIRDTARVLNLPLSEADRLAKLVTDIKLKALFELANDRAKLSAKLKNNNDNLEKALELIRISKGNDDNSKTINQAKVLEGSVRNTGIHACGVIITPDDITNFVPVALAKDSEMVCTQFDNSVVESAGLLKMDFLGLKTLTLIKDAVRIIKERHGIELDPENFPIDDVKTYELFQRGETVGIFQYESAGMQKYMRELKPTVFADLIAMNALYRPGPLEYIPSFIKRKHGLETITYDLDDMKEYLEETYGITVYQEQVMLLSQKLADFTKGEADVLRKAMGKKQKNVLDEMKPKFINQAAAKGHDSKKLEKIWKDWEAFASYAFNKSHSTCYAWIAYQTAYLKAHYPAEYMASVLSNNMNDITQVTFFMEECKRMGIQVLGPDVNESKSDFTVNMEGQIRFGLAAIKGAGNAAVNAIIEEREAGGLYKDVFTFTKRVNLKAVNKKTMEVLAMAGGFDCFVDFHRRQYLEAPDNEATLLEKAIKYAQKVIQEEESSQVSMFGGGGGLDIPVPSIPNMEPFSQLQQLNIEKEVVGLYISGHPLDQFKVEIEAFTNTGLPELADLSQLKSKGEIKLAGAVTSFAHRTTKNGKPFGTLTMEDYHGGHTFFLFGEDYVKFKEYFMHNWFLYISGSVHPNKYKPAEFEFKINQITLLNEIRGKMIKGLRVHIDLDDLGLELMEKLEAITQKYKGDAKLYINIIDNKENLTLDLISAKYRIDPSNELIQALDQIPEVAYKIL is encoded by the coding sequence ATGTACCTGATATTTGATACCGAAACAACCGGACTCCCAAGGAACTACAATGCGCCCATGTCTGACCTGGACAATTGGCCTCGTTTGGTTCAATTGGCTTGGCAGCTTCATGATGAAAAGGGAAAGCTAATTTCAAACAATAATTATATAGTTAAACCTGAAGGTTTTACTATACCCTACAATTCGGAAAAAATTCATGGTATTTCAACCCAAAGGGCATTAAAAGAAGGTCACGACCTAAAAAAAGTCCTAGAGATTTTTGAAGAAGATCTCAAAAAGACAACCTTTCTGGTTGGCCATAATATAGGTTTTGATATTTCGATTGTAGGGGCTGAATTATTAAGAACGGAACGCCCCATTGTAGATCTGGAGAAACAAGCCTTAGATACCAAGGATATATCTACTGAATTTTGCGCCATTCCGGGTGGAAAAGGAGGAAAATTTAAATGGCCCACTTTATTTGAATTGCATCAGAAGCTTTTTGGTGAGGGTTTTGGTGATGCCCACGATGCTGCTTATGATGTAGATGCCACAGCAAAATGTTTTTTCGGTCTTATCAAAGAAGGAGTACAACCACCTATAGAAGGGATCACCCTGGATGAAATTATTTATGAACCACCGAATCTTGAAGCCGCAAATTTTGCTGCAGCAAAGGACGAGGTAAAGGTATCGGCTCAAAAAATCCTTAAAGCCGCTGATCGTGCAGATATTTCAGACCTAAAGGATACTCCTTTTACGCATTTGCATGTCCATACCCAGTTTTCTATCCTTCAATCCACATCTGAAATTCCTGCCATCATTAGAAGGGCAAAAGAATTGGGGATGCCGGCATTGGCAATGACCGACCATGGCAATATGATGGGGGCATTTAACTTTGTAAAGGAAGCATTTAACAATGACATCAAACCCATCCTAGGTTGTGAATTTAACCTTTGTAGAGATCGCAAAAATAAATCCAATAAAGACGATGGTTACCAAACTGTTTTATTGGCTAAAAACAAAGCGGGCTACCATAACCTCGCCAAACTGGCTTCTTATGCCAACATAGAGGGCTTTTACTATGTACCTAGAATCGATAGAGAAGTTTTGGTGCAATACAAGGGAGACCTTATCGCTACTACAGGAGGCCTGTGGGGAGAGGTTCCTTATCTTATTCTTAATGTGGGAGAAACCCAAGCGGAAGAGGCCTTTGTATGGTGGCACGAGCAATTTGGAGATAATTTCTATATTGAACTTAATCGGCACGGAATACCTGAGGAAGAAAAGGTAAATGAAGTATTACTTCAATGGGCAGCAAAATACAATGTAAAGTATTTTGCTGCCAATAATACCTATTACAATGCCCAAGAAGACGCCAAGTCCCACGATATTTTGTTGTGCGTAAAAGATGGGGAGCTGGTAGAAAAACCTAAGAAATACATAGGAAAAAGAGGACGCGAGTATCGCTATGGTTTTCCAAATGATGAGTTTTACCTTAAATCTCCCGAGGAGATGAAGAAACTCTTTGCAGATTTACCCGAGGCCATTTCTTGTACAGATGAAATCGTATCCAAAATAGAACCTTTCAAGCTGGCAAGAGAAGTACTCTTGCCTAAATATGACATTCCCGAAAAATTTGTAGATCCTAAAGATGATGAAGATGGGGGAAAAAGAGGAGAGAATGCATTTCTTCGCCACCTCACATACGAGGGCGCGAAAAAAAGATACGGAGAAATCACTGATGAAATTCGCGAACGATTGGATTTTGAATTGGAGACGATCGAAAGGACAGGATATCCCGGTTATTTCTTAATTGTACAGGATTTTACCGGAGCGGCGAGAGAAATGGGAGTATCAGTTGGACCAGGGCGTGGCTCTGCAGCAGGATCTGCCGTTGCTTATTGCGTGGGTATAACGAATGTTGATCCCATTGCATACGATTTACTATTTGAGAGATTCCTTAATCCTGATAGGGTCTCTCTCCCTGATATTGATATTGATTTTGATGATGAAGGCAGGCAAAGGGTAATAGAATATGTAATCAAAAAATATGGTGCCAATCAGGTGGCACAAATCATAACCTATGGAACCATGGCTGCCAAGTCTGCCATTCGAGATACAGCAAGGGTACTTAACCTTCCCCTTTCTGAAGCAGATAGATTGGCTAAGTTGGTTACGGATATCAAACTTAAAGCTCTCTTTGAGCTGGCCAATGACAGGGCCAAACTCTCAGCTAAGCTTAAAAACAACAATGACAATTTAGAAAAGGCCTTAGAGTTAATCAGGATATCAAAGGGAAATGACGACAACTCCAAAACCATAAACCAAGCAAAAGTACTGGAAGGTTCTGTGAGGAACACAGGGATACATGCTTGTGGGGTCATAATCACACCAGATGATATTACTAATTTCGTGCCTGTTGCCTTGGCAAAGGATTCGGAGATGGTTTGTACCCAATTTGACAACTCCGTAGTGGAAAGTGCCGGGTTGCTAAAAATGGATTTCTTGGGTCTAAAAACCCTTACCCTAATTAAAGATGCTGTCCGCATCATCAAAGAAAGGCATGGTATTGAGCTCGATCCGGAAAACTTTCCTATTGACGATGTCAAAACATATGAACTCTTTCAACGAGGTGAAACTGTAGGTATATTCCAATATGAATCTGCCGGCATGCAAAAATACATGCGGGAATTAAAACCTACGGTTTTTGCTGACCTTATCGCCATGAATGCCCTTTACAGGCCGGGTCCATTGGAGTACATCCCTAGTTTCATTAAGCGGAAGCATGGTTTAGAAACCATCACCTATGATTTGGATGACATGAAGGAATACCTTGAGGAGACCTATGGTATTACGGTCTACCAAGAGCAGGTAATGCTTCTATCTCAAAAATTAGCGGATTTTACCAAAGGTGAAGCGGATGTTCTCCGTAAAGCCATGGGTAAAAAGCAAAAGAATGTGCTGGATGAGATGAAACCAAAATTCATCAACCAAGCAGCTGCAAAAGGGCATGACAGCAAAAAATTAGAAAAAATATGGAAGGACTGGGAAGCCTTCGCCTCCTATGCTTTTAATAAATCCCATTCTACCTGTTATGCCTGGATTGCTTACCAAACAGCTTATCTTAAAGCCCATTATCCGGCTGAATACATGGCTTCGGTTTTGAGCAATAACATGAATGACATTACCCAGGTAACTTTCTTTATGGAAGAATGTAAACGAATGGGAATTCAGGTACTTGGGCCGGATGTCAACGAGTCCAAGAGTGATTTTACCGTAAATATGGAAGGCCAGATTAGATTTGGTTTGGCAGCAATAAAAGGAGCCGGCAATGCAGCTGTAAATGCCATTATAGAGGAGAGGGAAGCAGGAGGCTTGTACAAAGACGTCTTTACATTCACCAAAAGAGTAAACCTTAAGGCAGTCAATAAAAAAACCATGGAAGTATTGGCAATGGCGGGAGGGTTTGACTGTTTTGTAGATTTTCATCGAAGACAATACCTAGAAGCCCCGGATAATGAAGCCACGCTATTAGAAAAAGCCATAAAATATGCCCAAAAGGTAATACAGGAAGAAGAAAGTTCCCAAGTTTCCATGTTTGGAGGTGGCGGGGGGCTGGACATTCCTGTTCCTTCTATTCCTAATATGGAGCCCTTCAGCCAATTGCAGCAATTAAATATTGAGAAAGAGGTAGTGGGTCTTTATATTTCAGGGCATCCTTTGGATCAATTTAAAGTAGAAATAGAAGCTTTTACCAATACTGGACTTCCGGAGCTAGCGGATCTTTCACAGCTTAAATCAAAAGGGGAAATCAAACTTGCCGGAGCAGTGACTTCATTTGCGCACCGCACCACAAAAAATGGGAAACCATTCGGCACACTTACGATGGAAGATTACCACGGAGGCCACACCTTTTTCTTATTTGGTGAGGATTATGTGAAATTCAAGGAGTATTTTATGCACAATTGGTTTTTATACATTTCAGGATCAGTACATCCAAACAAATACAAACCTGCTGAATTTGAATTTAAAATCAATCAAATCACCTTGTTAAACGAGATCCGAGGAAAAATGATCAAGGGTCTAAGGGTTCACATTGACTTGGATGATTTGGGGTTAGAATTGATGGAAAAATTGGAGGCCATCACTCAAAAATACAAGGGAGATGCAAAATTATACATCAATATAATAGACAATAAGGAGAATTTGACCTTAGACTTAATCTCCGCAAAATACCGAATAGACCCCTCTAATGAACTGATTCAAGCATTGGATCAAATCCCGGAAGTAGCTTATAAAATCCTTTGA
- a CDS encoding purple acid phosphatase family protein: MKTTPLLLACIVLILNACGPEKNSDKNLPSVKETMDEVVTRLYKELDKTQLDTISHTFVEQYLTEEEKESLATQYWKLEVNVPTTVSLMRNKGQKVVPFWLKPSGFILTDLEVQNEHDTYEVWQKDFEAGEIQLGINGFGKHRPVYFIGLAPQNPEDQLEITPIFPEKQHFEVFDVGAFTYHDWSGLTLTSVPDALKGQQLLTTIRGRAREAHMVNAFRTTDFPTGENPDQVLLTWSDAPETSMDIQWRTSETVASGTAKYWKEGTNDTLEAPAEKFLMEDRLLQNDRYMNRFTAKVRALEPDTKYGYIVGNEKSGWSSPETFTTAPDKNKPFSFVWSGDVHLDEVWGNNIQKAEKRFPDIAFYYIAGDLVNTGLYRDDWDKLFQYAGKTIARKPLMAVPGNHDSQDGLGAWMFEEMLSYPTDSPSPQMAGRSYAFNYGNTLFLMIDSTFPNEDQTEWIEKKLKESDATWKIAVFHFPPFNEVEPYEDIQGEWGPLFDKYHVDFVMGGHFHYYMRSKPLNNGEIVNSPKDGTIYWISVGTTGKNKEIGTGAYAEIQFPADHLYQYITIDGKTMKAETINVNGETVDKFSINK; this comes from the coding sequence ATGAAAACCACACCACTATTATTGGCTTGCATAGTTTTAATTTTAAATGCTTGCGGACCTGAAAAAAACAGTGACAAAAATTTGCCTTCGGTAAAAGAAACCATGGATGAGGTCGTAACTAGACTTTATAAAGAGTTGGATAAAACCCAACTAGATACCATCTCACATACCTTTGTCGAACAATATCTCACCGAAGAAGAAAAAGAATCTTTGGCCACCCAATACTGGAAATTGGAAGTAAACGTGCCAACCACCGTATCCCTTATGAGAAACAAAGGCCAGAAAGTAGTCCCTTTTTGGTTGAAACCTTCCGGGTTTATACTCACAGACTTGGAAGTGCAAAATGAACATGATACTTATGAAGTATGGCAAAAAGATTTTGAAGCCGGTGAAATTCAGTTGGGAATAAATGGTTTTGGAAAACACCGACCCGTTTATTTCATAGGTCTAGCTCCACAAAATCCGGAAGACCAATTGGAAATCACCCCTATATTTCCTGAAAAACAACATTTCGAAGTTTTTGACGTGGGTGCTTTCACTTACCATGATTGGAGTGGTCTTACCCTAACCTCTGTGCCTGATGCCCTCAAAGGCCAACAATTATTGACTACCATTCGGGGAAGAGCAAGAGAAGCGCACATGGTGAATGCTTTTAGAACTACGGATTTCCCTACCGGAGAAAATCCTGACCAAGTGTTGCTTACCTGGAGTGATGCCCCTGAAACCTCCATGGATATCCAGTGGAGAACTTCGGAAACGGTAGCCTCCGGTACAGCCAAGTATTGGAAAGAAGGAACCAATGATACTTTGGAAGCACCGGCAGAAAAATTTCTAATGGAGGACAGGCTCCTACAAAATGATCGGTACATGAATAGGTTTACAGCCAAAGTAAGGGCTTTAGAACCTGATACTAAATATGGGTATATCGTTGGAAATGAAAAATCCGGTTGGTCATCTCCTGAAACCTTCACCACTGCACCTGATAAAAACAAGCCCTTCTCCTTTGTTTGGTCCGGCGATGTGCATCTTGATGAAGTATGGGGAAACAATATTCAAAAAGCAGAAAAAAGATTTCCTGATATTGCTTTCTACTATATCGCAGGGGATCTTGTCAATACAGGTTTATACAGGGATGATTGGGATAAATTATTTCAATATGCAGGAAAAACAATCGCTAGAAAACCCTTGATGGCTGTGCCAGGTAATCACGATAGTCAAGATGGCTTGGGTGCATGGATGTTTGAAGAAATGTTGAGCTATCCGACTGATAGCCCTTCTCCTCAAATGGCCGGGAGATCTTATGCATTTAATTATGGCAACACTCTTTTTCTAATGATTGATTCAACCTTTCCAAATGAAGACCAGACAGAATGGATAGAAAAAAAATTAAAAGAATCTGATGCTACCTGGAAAATCGCAGTTTTTCATTTTCCTCCTTTCAATGAGGTAGAACCTTATGAAGACATTCAAGGCGAATGGGGGCCTCTATTTGACAAATACCATGTGGACTTTGTCATGGGAGGACATTTCCATTACTACATGCGGTCTAAGCCATTGAACAATGGGGAAATTGTAAATAGCCCTAAAGACGGAACTATTTATTGGATCTCTGTGGGCACCACCGGCAAAAATAAAGAAATAGGAACGGGTGCTTATGCAGAAATTCAATTCCCTGCAGACCACTTGTACCAATACATTACTATCGATGGAAAAACCATGAAAGCTGAAACCATCAATGTGAATGGAGAAACGGTCGACAAATTTTCCATAAATAAATAA